Proteins co-encoded in one Cyanobacteriota bacterium genomic window:
- the guaA gene encoding glutamine-hydrolyzing GMP synthase, giving the protein MVIILDFGSQYSELIARRIRETQVYSEVLSYRTSAEQLRQLNPAGIILSGGPNSVYDQGAPHCDPAIWELGIPILGVCYGMQLMAQQLGGEVERSDRGEYGKASLYIDDASDLLASIDSGVTMWMSHGDSVTRLPEGFSTLAHTDNTPCAAIADHHRKLYGVQFHPEVVHSLGGQALIRNFVYNICDCQPTWTTEAFVEQAICEVRAKVGNKRVLLALSGGVDSSTLAFLMHQAIGDQLTCMFIDQGFMRKNEPERLLKLFKEQFHIPVEYVDAGDRFLAAIRGVTDPEEKRKRIGHTFIQVFEEESQRLGPFDYLAQGTLYPDVIESADTNIDPQTGERVAVKIKSHHNVGGLPENLRFKLVEPLRKLFKDEVRKVGRSIGLPEEIVQRHPFPGPGLAIRILGEVTAEKLAILRDADFIVRQVINQQGIYNQFWQAFAVLLPIRSVGVMGDQRTYAYPIVLRLVTSEDGMTADWAKVPYELLETISNRIVNEVKGVNRVVYDITSKPPGTIEWE; this is encoded by the coding sequence ATGGTGATTATCCTTGACTTTGGCTCCCAATATTCAGAACTCATCGCTCGCCGGATTCGTGAAACCCAGGTCTACTCTGAAGTCCTGTCTTACCGGACATCTGCTGAGCAGCTACGCCAGCTTAATCCGGCTGGCATTATCCTTTCTGGCGGGCCAAACTCAGTCTACGATCAAGGCGCTCCTCACTGTGATCCAGCAATTTGGGAGTTGGGAATTCCCATTTTGGGGGTTTGCTACGGTATGCAGTTGATGGCACAGCAGTTGGGTGGTGAGGTGGAGCGATCGGATCGCGGCGAGTATGGCAAAGCATCTCTCTACATCGACGACGCCAGTGACTTACTGGCTAGCATAGACAGTGGCGTGACCATGTGGATGAGCCATGGTGATTCAGTAACTCGCCTGCCTGAAGGATTTAGCACATTAGCGCATACGGATAATACCCCCTGTGCCGCAATCGCTGACCATCATCGCAAACTCTATGGTGTGCAGTTTCATCCAGAGGTTGTGCATTCCCTAGGTGGACAAGCCCTCATCCGCAACTTTGTCTACAACATCTGTGATTGCCAACCCACATGGACCACGGAAGCCTTTGTGGAACAAGCCATCTGTGAGGTGCGGGCTAAGGTGGGCAACAAGCGTGTGCTGCTAGCCCTGTCTGGTGGAGTAGACTCTTCTACCTTGGCGTTTTTGATGCATCAGGCGATCGGCGACCAGTTGACCTGCATGTTCATTGACCAAGGGTTCATGCGCAAAAATGAACCTGAGCGCCTGCTTAAGCTCTTCAAGGAGCAGTTTCATATTCCTGTAGAGTATGTAGATGCGGGCGATCGCTTCTTGGCTGCCATTCGGGGGGTAACTGACCCAGAAGAAAAGCGCAAGCGCATCGGCCATACCTTTATCCAAGTGTTTGAAGAAGAGTCCCAACGCCTAGGCCCCTTTGACTATCTAGCCCAGGGCACTCTGTATCCTGATGTGATTGAGTCTGCTGACACGAATATTGACCCACAAACGGGTGAACGAGTGGCCGTGAAAATTAAGAGCCACCATAATGTTGGTGGGTTACCCGAAAACCTACGCTTTAAGCTAGTAGAGCCACTGCGCAAGTTATTTAAAGACGAAGTGCGCAAGGTCGGGCGCTCTATTGGGTTGCCTGAGGAAATTGTGCAGCGACACCCCTTTCCGGGGCCAGGGCTAGCTATCCGTATTCTAGGAGAAGTCACTGCTGAAAAGTTAGCCATTCTCCGCGATGCTGACTTTATTGTTCGGCAGGTGATTAATCAGCAAGGTATCTATAACCAATTCTGGCAGGCCTTTGCTGTGCTGCTACCCATTCGCAGTGTGGGTGTGATGGGTGACCAGCGTACCTATGCTTACCCGATCGTCCTGCGGCTAGTCACCAGCGAAGATGGCATGACGGCTGACTGGGCTAAGGTGCCCTACGAGCTACTGGAAACTATTTCCAATCGGATTGTGAATGAGGTCAAGGGTGTGAACCGAGTAGTGTATGACA